The genomic region tctttctttgtcttATATTCTGCAGTTTCCAACAATCTGATTAATGGTGGAATTAAGTTAGCATCAATAACGGCTTGAATCTGTTCCGTATTACCAGCGGTTATATTAGAGATGGTCCAACAAGCTTCCTTTCTTATGGATTCCTTTGGAGAAGCCAATAGATTTCTTAGAGCTGCCAAGGCTCCACAGTTGATAACGATCTGAGTTTGCAAATCGTTACCTGTGACAATGTTACCTACAGCTCTTAGAGCAGGGGTTTGCACTAACGTAGATTGGTGGGATAGTAGTTCTACAAGTCTCTTTGGGATTCTAGCATCTACTACCGCTTGGATCGAATTAACCGGGCCATCGGAAAGATATGAGATAGCCCAACAAGCATCGACTAACGTTTCAGTATCCATGGAGTAGATTAGCTTAGACAAAGTTGGCAAAGCTTGAGACACGATAGACCAATCTGGTTGAGGTTTCTTACCACGACACAAGTTAGATAAAGTCCACGTAGCTGTTCTAATCAAGGAAGTCTTGTTCAATTCGAACAAATATAGAATTGGTTGCATGGCACCACATTGCAAAACGTAGTCTCTATAATCGGTGGAATCACCAGCAACGTTACCCAAGGCCCAAATAGCTTGTTCCTTCACTTCAACCGAGTTTGAATATAATAATTGAATGAATAATGGCACAGCACCCGCATCTACGACGACTCTAGTCTGCTCAGAAGTACCAGAAGCAATGTTCGTCAACGCCCAAGCAGCTTCCAATTGCAACATCTCAGGTTGATTTTCGCTCATGAATTGGACCAAGGTTGGCACTACGCCAGTACTGATAACCAAATCGATAGGTGGTCTGTGTTCTCTAGACAAGACTTGTCTAAACTTGACCGTCACAGCCAACTGTTGTTGTAGATCGTTAGAATGGATTTGTTCCAACATAGCAGGCAACTCCTGTTGTAATTGTCTGTAGAAAGAGGAGTCCTgatcgtcatcatcatcattttcatcatcagaatcgTTACCAACAGGCGcattgaaatttcttctttttgcTAATGCCTCATCCCTCTTGACTTTTCTCAACTCGACTTGTTGAACGTCTCTACGACGACGTAATTCATCAGCAGAGAATCTACCCttattcttgaagtttGTCCTCCTGTATTCAGGAACAAACTTGCTGGAAGTGTCACCGTCCATCTTTCACTtataaaataataaaacGGATACCTGCTATCTGATCCTTCGTGCTAGCCGCgaaccaaagaaaattcagagaagtaaaaaaaaagattgtAACTAATTCCTTTCTACCAAACTCACAATCACAATTGATCGTCCCGTCTTTTCAAGTAGATATTTTTGCAAATGGGTtccaaatcaaacaaaaataaagagaAGTTGgatttaaagaagaaattatcagTCGCAAAATCAATCTCTAACAATCACAAATAGCGTTTCCCCTTGAGTAAATGAAAATCTGATTCGTTTCTTTGTATTGCTTGACAGAAAAATATATCGGAAGCCAAGAGCACCGTATTgttttatatatgtaaCAGTGTAATTGAAGTAGAATGCAAACCAATCTTTTATTCAATCCCATATAATATCCATCTTGATTAAaatccttcttttttgGCCATCCAAAAAAttcgaatttttttttttggttgaaatttctttgCCAGATAGTCGTGATGTACGGAgttgtcacgtgacataCCAACCTCGTGTAAGAAAACGACAAAGGTTCTAACATCAAAAGACAGGAAAAGATGGGCAGGGTCAATTTGACACACTTTTCAACACATATTAAGAGATGTATATACGTATACATAATATATTTGGGATGGTTGgtaatataaatatatcaCCGGGGATTCCTTGTTTTCGTTCCTCATTCATTCTCATGATACACACACACTAAAGTATACATGAGGGTAAGTTGATGAGAGTAGAAGCGAAAGAATTGTGATACAATCAACTAGCATAAGTTCCTTTTTCTATTTCCCCCTTTAGTAAGCATCAAAAATACATTCACTGGGTATTGGAGATGGATGGAATGATTTGAGGGAGAGAAAAAGGAATGGACAAAACCGCTCAGTTGATGTTTTATTGACATGTTCTCTCTAGCAgcattttgaaaatgtccCTCACAAATAAATGAGTGCTCGAATGAACAGGCGGGAAAGATTCAGAATTCAACgccaagaaagaaacacGGTTCACCTACTGCACTCCATTCCTTTttgttatatatatactcCAAATATCGACGATTATGAATTTTCACAACACACACACTGCTGTACGGTTCATAAAcgtcaattttttttcattcatgaaatggaataattttcaaattaGGACACAGATAGATGAGATTGAGTAGTATATACTGTGTTAATTTAACACAATACACTTACActcaaaacaaaaaatttGTTAGCACGCGACACGACACACGACACACATTCACGACACGCAGCAACGACATAGGTAAGGTAGTAGAATAATATAGGTAATTCATGGAATCAAACAACcaagtaaaaaaaaaacgaaataaaaaagaacaatcaAATCATTTCCTATGCATCCAGTGTTGGATGTAAGCGAACAGGGTTGACGAAGATTGATAAAAGTGAGGTGAAAGAAAATCCTTAAGTTTTTGTGATATAGTTTGATAGCAACGACAGTTAAcgaaaataaaagaagagGGCCAACTTTTCGAGtatcttttttcttggcATTTCGTTAACAATTGGAAGTTGACTTATAACAAGTAGGCAGCGATACCAGCAACCAAGAAAGAGCTGGAAAATTTAACCAAGTCAGCATCGTTAGCAGTTTCAGCTTCCCTGTTGTTAGTCTTATCGAATCTACCGTATCTGTGAGTACCGGTAGATGTAggggaagaagaaggagcTGTCTTGTTGAATCTACCGTATCTATGAGTACCAGTAGATGTAGGGGAAGAAGATGGAGCTGTCTTGTTGAATCTACCGTATCTGTGAGTACCAGTAGATGTAGGGGAAGAAGATGGAGCTGTCTTGTTGAATCTACCGTATCTATGAGTACCAGTAGATGTAggggaagaagaaggagcTGTCTTGTTGAATCTACCGTATCTGTGGGTACCAGTAGACGTAGGGGtagaagaaggagaagtCTTGTCGAATCTACCGTATCTATGAGTGTTGGTGGTTGTAGTGGTAGTTTCACTGTTCTCTTGCTgagcagcaacaacagaaacGGCAAAGAAAGCAGCAACAACGGAAGTTAACTTCATACTGAGTGTGAGACAGAACAGAAGCGAATTTTTGCGAATtaaaaaaaccaaaaaggGCTTTTCTAGGTCGTTGGCTGGTGTGTTAGTGTGCGCGGTGTGAGGATATCGAAAAGAACTATTTAAAAGAATTAGATAAGTTATATCAAAGtatcaaaaacaacaactaAATTGACTTAAAAGAAGTGAttaaaaggaaagaataatgaatatggtatatattgaaaatccatcaataaaaaagaagtttcttGTTTCTCTATATATAATAACAAAGGGGAGACAGAGCCGGATTTCTTAGAGGAGAAACATGGAATTCGTTTTCCCTCTCAAAAGTTACGTAGTGACGGCAGGTGGTGAGCTAGAAATTATCTTAGAAagaaaattcaaaaagacCGCAAACTTGCCTAGACAGTGGGGTAGCTCTCGagctattttttttttctttgttgcGGATTACCCGAAATGGTATACGTAGGTCACGTGCACATGACCATGTCTCTTGGCCAGCAtatattttcaaatcagGGTAAACCCCATGAGGGTTTGCAGTCGGTGATAATATGTCCATTGGGATAAAAGCATATTAAATTATATTTCCGATTGGTCATGTGAACAGGGGGAATGGTGTTGCCCTTTCGTGGGTTTCACCGTACAACCAGATAAATGTTGAAGGGTAGGTAGAGTAATATGTTGAGAtacttttgtttttgtttagTATATAGTACGAGTCGTATTGGTGGTATCAATATTAATATGGGGAAGTAGTAGTATTAGGAATTACTATaggtattattattagtattattattaatATTATAGATTAGAGAGTTAAGGccatcaaagaattgacaTGAGCTTCgagacaaaaaaaaaaagggaagaagaggataaaaaaattaataattAGATGATCGTCATGAATGTTTTGATATTACGTTAGAAATGTGTGAGAGCAGATGCATCTCGTCTCGGTACAACCGGGTAATTGGAATTCGGTTCCAGGACATTCATGTCTTTTTAAACTGTAGTTGGAGGAACTTGATTTTGAGGCTCATAGGTGCTGTTTGTAGCAGTTTCTGGGAGACCTTCTTCATGTTTAAAGTCCTCTTGGGCAACaaagttgttgaagatgaaggTACCAGATAAGAAAGTCCATGGGTTCAATTCCACAGCGTTCGTCTTCAACCAGCCGGAGGAACCGTAATGAGACAAGACTGGACGCAAGACGTTAAAAATGTAGATAATGAAAGAGACCACGAAGAATAACCAGGCAAACGCGGCAaaagcagcagcagctttACCAGCTTTACAACTAACGGACCAATCGTCCGATGAACTACTAGTCCAGAAAAATGAGCCATAATTGCAGGAATGGCTGAAATTATCAGCAAGCACGACAAATGCACAGAACCACATCAACACAAAGAAAGCTTCCAAGCCGAAAAACACAGAAACTGGCACGGCAGATCTCGCAGAAGCTGATGCAAATCCCCAGAAAATGCCCCCAGCAAGGAAATAGACAAAAGTCATAACGGATACCGCAAGACCAAAGTTCGTCTTGCTGTCACCCCAACTAGCCTTAGCAATACTAGTAGCAGTCAAGGAGAGAACTAAACTGGTAAACATGGATTGCAACCCACGGACAATATTGTGGAACAAGCTGCTCGTGTATGGGAAATAAGACTTTGAGGATGGAGTCTCCTGAATCACTGGCTCGGACATTGGTTGTACATCAACTGGCTGACTTGCTGGCACGGTGGTATCTGGAACAGTAGCTGGTGCAGGCGCAGCAACGACAGGCTCGTCGGTTAATGGAACAGCGACAACAGGCTCAGTATCTGGCTGCGTCTCAGGAGCGGCTCTTTCAATGTTTGACATTTCTGTTTTTAACTTTTAGATAAGGTTGACTTGATATTTGGATCATTATTTAT from Kluyveromyces lactis strain NRRL Y-1140 chromosome D complete sequence harbors:
- the SRP1 gene encoding karyopherin alpha (highly similar to uniprot|Q02821 Saccharomyces cerevisiae YNL189W SRP1 karyopherin alpha homolog of 60 kDa) translates to MDGDTSSKFVPEYRRTNFKNKGRFSADELRRRRDVQQVELRKVKRDEALAKRRNFNAPVGNDSDDENDDDDDQDSSFYRQLQQELPAMLEQIHSNDLQQQLAVTVKFRQVLSREHRPPIDLVISTGVVPTLVQFMSENQPEMLQLEAAWALTNIASGTSEQTRVVVDAGAVPLFIQLLYSNSVEVKEQAIWALGNVAGDSTDYRDYVLQCGAMQPILYLFELNKTSLIRTATWTLSNLCRGKKPQPDWSIVSQALPTLSKLIYSMDTETLVDACWAISYLSDGPVNSIQAVVDARIPKRLVELLSHQSTLVQTPALRAVGNIVTGNDLQTQIVINCGALAALRNLLASPKESIRKEACWTISNITAGNTEQIQAVIDANLIPPLIRLLETAEYKTKKEACWAISNASSGGLHKPEIIRYLVSQGCIKPLCDLLEIADNRIIEVTLDAIENILKMGEMDREVRGIAVNENADFIEKAGGMEKIFNLQSNANEKIYEKAFKIIEKYFSDEDDVVDESMAPQTAGNTFGFGSNVNQQFNFN
- a CDS encoding uncharacterized protein (weakly similar to uniprot|Q7LGR3 Saccharomyces cerevisiae YDL218W), giving the protein MSNIERAAPETQPDTEPVVAVPLTDEPVVAAPAPATVPDTTVPASQPVDVQPMSEPVIQETPSSKSYFPYTSSLFHNIVRGLQSMFTSLVLSLTATSIAKASWGDSKTNFGLAVSVMTFVYFLAGGIFWGFASASARSAVPVSVFFGLEAFFVLMWFCAFVVLADNFSHSCNYGSFFWTSSSSDDWSVSCKAGKAAAAFAAFAWLFFVVSFIIYIFNVLRPVLSHYGSSGWLKTNAVELNPWTFLSGTFIFNNFVAQEDFKHEEGLPETATNSTYEPQNQVPPTTV
- a CDS encoding uncharacterized protein (some similarities with uniprot|P53872 Saccharomyces cerevisiae YNL190W Hypothetical ORF); translation: MKLTSVVAAFFAVSVVAAQQENSETTTTTTNTHRYGRFDKTSPSSTPTSTGTHRYGRFNKTAPSSSPTSTGTHRYGRFNKTAPSSSPTSTGTHRYGRFNKTAPSSSPTSTGTHRYGRFNKTAPSSSPTSTGTHRYGRFDKTNNREAETANDADLVKFSSSFLVAGIAAYLL